In one window of Frigoriglobus tundricola DNA:
- a CDS encoding DUF1559 domain-containing protein: protein MIELLVVIAIIAILIGLLLPAVQKVREAAARLKCANNLKQIGLACHAYHDANEALPPAMRAHPRLALTSDTPDHNRTGQMASPGDLDVAWGPNWAVLILPYLEQSALYAQAAPQIESYMTSSAPSANWASATGIYQQVVNVYLCPSDTGSATPFSGATTRPPLDGANFVNWARGNYAANMGPAIAYNSSRGGSNDQMISYQSLPPFPYSERAVTFGASSTCCYEPLAPANYSGGWVLGINRSPSLTTLSGLDGTSNTIMLDEVRIGTAAKDARGTWALPGIGASLTCGSGRIENPGPNYGLASGDALNDCVNDLASGMGCTAGHEPSVTAGAKSRHTGGVNACFADGSVHFVSNSVSTPTWFFLHSRMDGQTISGDY, encoded by the coding sequence TTGATTGAACTGCTGGTGGTGATCGCCATCATCGCGATCCTCATCGGCCTGCTGCTCCCCGCCGTCCAGAAGGTGCGCGAGGCCGCCGCACGCCTGAAGTGCGCCAACAACCTTAAACAGATCGGCTTGGCGTGCCACGCCTATCACGATGCGAACGAGGCGCTGCCGCCGGCCATGCGGGCCCACCCCCGGCTGGCACTTACCAGCGATACCCCGGATCACAACCGGACCGGTCAAATGGCCAGTCCCGGTGACCTCGACGTCGCGTGGGGGCCGAACTGGGCCGTTCTGATCCTGCCGTACCTGGAACAGAGCGCCCTCTACGCGCAGGCGGCCCCCCAGATCGAAAGCTACATGACGAGTTCCGCGCCGTCCGCCAATTGGGCGAGTGCGACCGGGATCTACCAGCAGGTCGTGAACGTGTACCTGTGCCCGTCGGACACCGGTTCGGCCACGCCGTTCAGCGGCGCGACCACCCGCCCGCCCCTGGACGGGGCCAACTTTGTGAACTGGGCGCGGGGGAATTACGCCGCCAACATGGGACCGGCCATCGCTTATAACAGTTCCCGGGGCGGCAGCAATGATCAAATGATTAGCTATCAGTCTCTCCCCCCGTTCCCCTACTCCGAGCGCGCGGTCACGTTTGGCGCGAGTAGCACCTGCTGCTACGAACCCCTCGCCCCCGCGAATTACTCCGGCGGGTGGGTGCTGGGCATCAACCGGTCCCCCTCGCTGACGACCCTCTCGGGCCTCGACGGGACGAGCAACACGATCATGCTCGACGAGGTGCGGATCGGGACCGCGGCCAAGGACGCCCGCGGGACGTGGGCGCTGCCGGGCATCGGGGCGAGTCTCACGTGCGGGTCCGGGCGGATCGAAAACCCGGGCCCGAACTATGGGCTGGCGAGCGGCGACGCGCTCAACGACTGCGTGAACGACCTGGCGAGCGGGATGGGCTGCACGGCGGGCCACGAGCCGTCCGTGACGGCCGGCGCCAAGAGCCGCCACACCGGTGGGGTGAACGCCTGCTTCGCGGACGGGAGCGTTCACTTCGTGTCCAACAGCGTGTCGACCCCGACGTGGTTCTTCCTGCACAGCCGGATGGACGGACAAACCATCAGCGGCGACTATTGA
- a CDS encoding carboxypeptidase-like regulatory domain-containing protein, which yields MAVLLRLQVVAAAAFVAVASGCGSPTATVSGTVTGADGKPATGLIVFAPQDATKYREAVEGAIVDGHYALPAVPPGPKWVNVTVTRNGVHNPSLAVTPAPKEVDLKSGPQVIDSTLSKLR from the coding sequence GTGGCCGTGTTACTTCGGTTGCAGGTGGTCGCGGCGGCCGCGTTTGTCGCGGTCGCTTCCGGTTGCGGAAGCCCGACCGCCACAGTAAGCGGAACCGTGACGGGCGCGGACGGGAAGCCGGCGACGGGCCTCATCGTGTTCGCACCGCAGGACGCGACGAAGTACCGGGAGGCGGTCGAGGGCGCCATCGTTGACGGCCACTACGCCCTCCCGGCCGTCCCGCCCGGCCCGAAGTGGGTCAACGTGACGGTGACCCGCAACGGGGTCCACAACCCGTCGCTGGCGGTGACGCCCGCTCCGAAAGAGGTGGACCTGAAATCGGGGCCGCAGGTGATCGACAGCACTCTGTCGAAGTTACGGTGA
- a CDS encoding citrate/2-methylcitrate synthase produces MTTPAYSPGLEGVVAGETAICTVDGGLSYRGYGVGDLSAHCSFDEVAYLLLYGELPAAGQLKEFQTRVAAARRLPAPLKELLAALPKWTTPLDALRTAVSALGHFDQDAADNSRDANLRKAERLLAQIPVVIADHYRIAKGLPEVLARQDLPHAANFLYMLRGAEAAPAEVKALDVSLILYAEHEFNASTFAARVIVSTLSDLHSGVTGAIGALKGPLHGGANEKVMDILLATGGPDRAEDWTRAALARKERIMGFGHRVYKTGDVRAGILKTYARTAAEANAARAGENDPLKWEDTADIIERVMAAEKNMFPNLDWPAGRLYHAMKLEIPLYTPIFAMSRISGWAAHVIEQLDNNRLIRPRALYKGPAARSVKPLAERGEQSAG; encoded by the coding sequence ATGACCACACCGGCCTACTCTCCCGGCCTCGAGGGCGTCGTTGCCGGCGAAACGGCGATCTGCACCGTCGACGGCGGTTTGAGCTACCGCGGCTACGGCGTCGGCGACCTGTCGGCCCACTGCTCGTTCGACGAGGTCGCGTACCTGTTGCTCTACGGCGAGTTGCCGGCCGCGGGCCAGCTGAAGGAGTTCCAGACGCGCGTCGCCGCGGCCCGGCGCCTCCCCGCGCCGCTGAAGGAGCTGCTCGCGGCGCTGCCCAAGTGGACGACGCCGCTGGACGCGCTGCGCACCGCGGTCAGCGCGCTGGGCCACTTCGACCAGGACGCCGCGGACAACTCCCGGGACGCGAACCTGCGCAAGGCCGAGCGGCTGCTGGCCCAGATCCCGGTCGTGATCGCCGACCACTACCGCATCGCGAAGGGGCTGCCGGAGGTGCTGGCGCGCCAGGACCTGCCGCACGCGGCCAACTTCCTGTACATGCTCCGCGGGGCCGAGGCGGCGCCGGCCGAGGTGAAGGCCCTGGACGTGTCGCTGATCCTGTACGCGGAACACGAGTTCAACGCCAGCACCTTCGCCGCGCGGGTGATCGTGTCCACGCTCTCCGACCTGCACAGCGGCGTGACGGGCGCGATCGGGGCGCTGAAGGGGCCGCTCCACGGCGGCGCGAACGAGAAGGTGATGGACATCCTTCTGGCCACCGGCGGGCCGGACCGGGCCGAGGACTGGACGCGCGCCGCGCTCGCCCGCAAGGAGCGCATCATGGGCTTCGGCCACCGGGTGTACAAGACCGGCGACGTGCGGGCCGGCATCCTCAAGACCTACGCCCGCACCGCGGCCGAGGCCAACGCCGCCCGCGCCGGCGAAAACGACCCGCTGAAGTGGGAGGACACCGCGGACATTATCGAGCGGGTGATGGCGGCCGAGAAGAACATGTTCCCGAACCTCGACTGGCCCGCCGGGCGGCTCTACCACGCGATGAAGCTGGAGATCCCGCTCTACACGCCGATCTTCGCCATGTCGCGCATCAGCGGCTGGGCGGCGCACGTGATCGAGCAGCTCGATAACAACCGGCTCATCCGCCCGCGGGCGCTGTACAAGGGGCCGGCGGCCCGCTCGGTGAAGCCGCTCGCCGAGCGCGGTGAACAGTCCGCCGGGTAG
- a CDS encoding MlaE family ABC transporter permease, whose protein sequence is MSSAPTASPNRLIAPLTGAAVALGDWSLFALRSVRGIVGRAFGRRELLRISVEVGANSVGVVAITGMFIGMVLAVQAYGQFHTIGLETSLGAVIHISVVRELGPVLAAVMLAGRIGSAMAAELATMRVTEQIDALACLGVDPVKFLAGPRLLACVLLLPLLTVLADVMGLVGSTLICLKVYNIDSFHYWRHTREFVKVWDVMVGLGKGVAFGGVLSLIACHRGFNSRPGAEGVGRAATEAFVISFVAILMIDFVLAMLANTAYSLLWPPASAKVA, encoded by the coding sequence ATGTCGTCAGCCCCGACCGCTTCACCGAACCGCCTCATCGCCCCGCTCACCGGCGCGGCCGTCGCCCTCGGCGACTGGTCGCTGTTCGCGCTCCGGTCGGTCCGGGGCATCGTGGGGCGCGCGTTCGGGCGCCGCGAGCTGCTGCGCATCTCGGTCGAGGTCGGGGCGAACAGCGTGGGCGTCGTCGCGATCACCGGGATGTTCATCGGGATGGTGCTGGCGGTGCAGGCGTACGGCCAGTTTCACACCATCGGCCTCGAAACGTCGCTCGGCGCGGTGATCCACATTTCGGTGGTGCGGGAACTCGGCCCGGTCCTCGCGGCGGTGATGCTCGCCGGCCGGATCGGGTCCGCGATGGCGGCCGAACTGGCGACGATGCGGGTCACCGAGCAGATCGACGCGCTCGCGTGCCTGGGCGTCGATCCGGTCAAGTTCCTCGCCGGCCCGCGCCTGCTGGCGTGCGTGCTCCTGTTGCCGCTGCTCACGGTCCTGGCCGACGTCATGGGCCTCGTCGGCAGCACGCTGATCTGCCTGAAGGTGTACAACATCGACAGCTTCCACTACTGGCGCCACACGCGCGAGTTCGTGAAGGTCTGGGACGTGATGGTCGGGCTGGGGAAGGGCGTCGCGTTCGGGGGCGTGCTGTCCCTGATCGCGTGCCACCGCGGGTTCAACAGCCGGCCGGGCGCGGAGGGCGTGGGCCGGGCGGCGACCGAGGCGTTCGTCATTTCATTCGTCGCGATCCTCATGATCGACTTCGTCCTCGCCATGCTCGCCAACACCGCTTACTCTCTTCTGTGGCCGCCGGCCTCGGCCAAGGTAGCTTGA
- the larB gene encoding nickel pincer cofactor biosynthesis protein LarB, giving the protein MTSDELRELLDGVRAGAVGVSEAAVRLGRASVAELSFATLDLDRRQRCGFPEVVFAEGKTVEWLEGAVRRLVEAGQDCYATRVSAEQSAHLAAHFPLAELDRLARTFWLPQPTERPAPVGRVVVVTAGTSDLPVAQEALVTARVMGAAVDLVVDVGVAGLHRILRQRERLTTADVVIVVAGMDGALPSVVGGLVDCPVIACPTSIGYGAAFGGVAALLTMLNSCSAGVCVVNIDAGFKAGYVAARFVKRLQTPSARG; this is encoded by the coding sequence ATGACGTCGGACGAACTGCGGGAGCTGCTGGACGGCGTGCGCGCCGGCGCGGTCGGCGTGAGCGAGGCGGCCGTGCGACTCGGGCGGGCCTCGGTCGCGGAACTGAGCTTCGCCACCCTCGACCTCGACCGGCGACAGCGGTGCGGGTTCCCCGAAGTGGTGTTCGCAGAGGGGAAGACGGTCGAATGGCTGGAAGGCGCCGTCCGGCGGCTCGTGGAAGCGGGTCAGGACTGTTACGCCACCCGCGTGAGCGCGGAGCAGTCGGCGCACCTTGCGGCCCACTTTCCCCTCGCGGAGCTGGACCGGCTCGCGCGGACGTTCTGGCTCCCCCAACCGACCGAGCGGCCCGCGCCCGTGGGCCGGGTGGTGGTGGTGACCGCGGGCACCAGCGACCTGCCGGTGGCCCAGGAGGCGCTCGTCACCGCCCGCGTGATGGGCGCGGCTGTGGACCTGGTCGTCGACGTCGGCGTGGCCGGACTGCACCGCATCTTGCGGCAGCGCGAGCGGCTGACGACCGCGGACGTGGTGATCGTGGTGGCCGGGATGGACGGGGCGCTGCCGAGCGTGGTCGGCGGGCTGGTCGATTGCCCGGTGATCGCGTGCCCGACGAGCATCGGCTACGGGGCCGCGTTCGGCGGCGTCGCGGCGCTCCTGACGATGCTCAACAGTTGCTCGGCCGGCGTCTGCGTCGTGAACATCGATGCCGGCTTCAAAGCCGGCTACGTTGCGGCCCGGTTCGTGAAGCGGCTCCAAACGCCCAGCGCCCGGGGGTGA
- a CDS encoding GGDEF domain-containing protein, whose product MVEKVTDTWITTPKKLLSTATREACLVHIYPTGPTMGCRYTLSDRLLLIGRGDDCDIRLSDHSVSRKHARIEPAADGVYVTDQHSTNGTFVNDKQLDGPRLLQDGDYLRVGNCLYRYLAGGNIEAEYHEEIYRLTILDGLTQIHNVRYLTEFLEREVVRSQRHSRPLSVLAVDIDRFKALNDSLGHLCGDFVLRELADVIRCNVRQEDLFARCGGEEFVLVLVETTREGAVQVAERLREAVAKHQFRFESTPVNLTVSIGVASTTGDAKVTPTSIRKDADEKLYEAKRTGRNRVCS is encoded by the coding sequence ATGGTCGAAAAAGTCACCGACACGTGGATCACCACGCCCAAAAAGCTCCTGTCCACCGCGACACGAGAGGCGTGCCTGGTTCACATCTACCCGACCGGCCCCACGATGGGGTGCCGGTACACGCTGTCGGATCGACTGCTCCTCATCGGCCGCGGCGACGATTGCGACATCCGGCTCTCGGACCACTCGGTTTCCCGGAAGCACGCGCGGATCGAACCGGCCGCGGACGGGGTGTACGTGACCGACCAGCACAGCACCAACGGCACGTTCGTCAACGACAAGCAGCTCGACGGCCCCCGGCTCCTTCAGGACGGCGACTACCTTCGGGTCGGCAACTGCCTGTACCGCTACCTGGCCGGCGGAAACATAGAGGCCGAGTACCACGAAGAGATCTACCGCCTGACCATCCTGGACGGCCTGACGCAGATCCACAACGTCCGCTACCTGACCGAGTTCCTGGAACGCGAGGTGGTGCGGTCCCAGCGGCACAGCCGGCCGCTCTCGGTCCTCGCCGTGGACATCGACCGGTTCAAGGCGCTCAACGACTCGCTCGGGCACCTCTGCGGCGACTTCGTGCTGCGGGAGCTGGCCGACGTGATTCGCTGCAACGTGCGCCAGGAGGACCTGTTCGCCCGGTGCGGCGGAGAGGAGTTCGTGCTGGTGCTCGTGGAAACGACCCGAGAGGGAGCGGTGCAGGTCGCCGAGCGGTTGCGCGAGGCGGTCGCCAAGCACCAGTTCCGGTTCGAGTCCACTCCCGTGAATCTGACCGTCAGCATCGGGGTCGCCAGCACGACCGGCGACGCCAAAGTCACGCCCACATCCATTCGCAAAGACGCCGACGAGAAGCTCTACGAGGCCAAACGCACCGGCCGGAACCGAGTATGCAGTTAG